The window TTCCCTCTCCAAAACCTGCTGTTGAACCGTGGGACAGCTACCGTCTGCCAGACACACTGGTACCAGACTACTACAACATCACTTTATGGCCCAGACTCCAGCCGAACACAGATGGCCTCTTTGTCTTCACCGGAAATTCTAGCGTTGTCTTTAAATGCGTTGGAGAGACGGATCTCATCCTTATTCATACCAATAAACTAAACCTGTCCTCAGTGGATGGACATCTGGCTAAACTCTCTACACTCGGTACCACAGCGGTGCCCTCGATAAAGAAGACATGGCTGCAGAAGACGATGCAATATCTTGTCATACAATTGAACGGCAAACTGAACGCAGGAGAGTTTTATGTGCTTTACACAGAGTTTGTGGGTGAACTTGCAGATGACCTGGCGGGCTTCTACAGGAGTGAGTATTATGAAAATGGAGACCTAAAGTAAGTCCTACtctcatttttaaaaagtcaacATATATCTGCAATAAAAGCAGTGAAAAGCTCAAAGTTTTAACTCTCAGGTGACATATGGGGAATAAAGCTATTAAGGCCACTTGGCAGGTCATGTGTTTGTTTGATGAGAgactcaatagcttcatgtcAGTGTACCTTCGTACCATGAAATAAAAGAGGAAGATTACTTACTGGCAGTGATTGTGCACACAAGGGATtacatgatatatatatatatatatatatatatgtgtgtgtgtgtgtgtgtgtactttgACACGCTTCATTTTTTATGGATGGGAAATAGTTGCTGTCTGTGTACCAAATTGGCATACTAATAACCCATAGGCTATTTTTAGTCCAAATCCGATTTTTTATATCCAATTTGAAAGGCTGACTGTCCAcactccagaaaaacgcgattgtgcgatcaCATGATTTAACGCAAAAttagccaaagtctgcatatttatgtggGGGACGCATTTTTTACAATACGCtacactttcgcagcataaattgcagatttctgtgcgcaaaatatgcggggctttcatgatttcataatcctcgcattttcgtagcaaaaatcacatatatcttagcagaaagttgaaaaatgttgcatttacctcACGCAAGCGCAGCCATGCcgcctgttgccatgggaacgttatgaagtgacgtgattatgtgacgtggatatcattgaaaagctgcaaaagctgaaACAGCAGTTTTTgaaagttcccgcagtttttgcaagttcccgcaatttaattgcataaaattgcataaatatcgcgcatattccatcgcatgttttaagaaaacttgccgcaagatcaaggatttttgctcgcaacaatcacaaaaactctgtgtttttctggaaggaggcGGTCTTTACTGGCGCATCGACAACAATACAACAACCTTGCTTTTGCAATGACATGTGTTTACGTTTTGAGTGGCGTGAGAACGTGAAATTTCCGAACGTGGAGTTCCTGAAATGCGATTTTCAAACTGGATTTCAAACTGCATATGAATGCATTTGTAAAAATCTgagtttattagattttttgcTGTTCATACTTGCTAAATGATTGGATATGCACAAAACTTGTATTTAGACTGACATTGTAAACCTAACCTTATGTTATACAGCATACCATTCTACTACAAAATCttacaatcttaaaaataaagtttttttgcaGTGATTGATGCCATTAAAGCTCTCATTTTGGTtctcctacactgtaaaaaatactttgctgctttaaaaatttttgttgaatcaactcggatttacaagtcattttaacttactatttaattatcttgactagagatgagttgttataagtACAGGTGAGTTGTAATAACTTAtcaaattaagttgacttttctcagctatattttataagttgtgacaactcatctctgttgacatgacttgtaaatcttagTTGATTtaccaaaaaaatttaagtcagcaaagtattttttacagtgtaataacgTTTTAGTCAATGGTTTTTCTTTTTACCTTTTTATAGTCGGTGTAACTTTATTACAACCTTATCATAAAGTttctgtggatgttaaaggtgttttatggaaccatacaccCAACAAAGAAACTTAAAGggacctttatttttaataatgctgtgtataataactttttGCAGGATTGTAGCCACTAGTCAGATGCACCCCACACATGCCCGCAAAACCTTCCCATGTTTCGATGAACCTGCAATGAGAGCTGTTTTCTACATCACTCTCATCCATACAAAAGGAACGGTGGCTCTGTCCAATGGCATGGAAATCGGTCAGTTCTACTAAACATCTTATCATAAGATACACtataaaatgctgggttgttttaacccatggttggatAAAGTTTGTAAGttaatttaactctttcaccgccattgacgagaattttatgtgaacttgggcttgatgcgaacttaaaattggaacagtacttgggccgtgactgatgacgtttcacaagtccacaaaaacgcaagtacagacaagaacgcatattgagaaacggctcgtgtatgttttaaagatcgctctgcatctgatctctatcaaaagtccttcacaaaaatttaattatctcagctttttgctcaaaattgggtgtttttgaagaaacctacccatgtttgagaggtgattacaagagaactaatgaaggtaggatgaaacttttttttttttttgaaagcagaggccctgttctttcatctgatatattgtttgtttatatatttaaagaagaacattttctggaaggcattaaacttttgtgaaaatcatgaaaaatgctggtgctggctggcaacttttttaaaaacgctggtggggaaagagttaaacacaaCACTTGGGTTTGTCATATTTTATCCAAccagtatttttactttaagtACTTTCATCTATCATTGTAACATCTataccaggggttttcaaaattGTTTAGTCAGCTGAACCTTCTTAACCTAAATTTATACTTGGAGTACCCCTGACATTTTAGGTGAATATTTAAGTCATTtagcacatttgcatgtttaacttcaaaaacatttatttttcatttgttttaaagtttttatcagTAGTATTTTATATTATCAGTAGTATTTTATATAGGAATTGTTATTATTAAGTGTTATTAGACCTTCatctaattattttcttttattggtaCATACAGTGGCGGctagtgacttctttttcgagggcgcatgaTGTGAAGcttgtcaaaacatgtatttagcccgtcatatgtgtggcttgtcatgtcaaaatatgtgttcggcgcgtcacgtaaacttatgtgcatcatgtgtgatgtcaaaatacatgcctgctgcacacgcatctaaagggtttatgataaaagagacgctatAGCTTTGGCCAGATAATCACTTAAtatcatgtgtaatcagagtttagtgttaagttagtgtcttgcgtgtattttgtgaatgtgagcgtctcttttatcataaaccctttcgacgcgtgtgcagcaggcacatattttcacatgacgcatgatgcacatagattACATGATGCACCGAACACAAATTTTGACATAACGAGGAACACACGACACTCCAATTACAtattgaatttgcgccccttggaaGAGAAGTCATCGGCTGCCACTGGGTACATAACTTGATGACATCtagattaaatgtttttttaagtacgtgtttatttattttagaatgatttatttacatttcatgATTTGTATTGTAATTAATTGTTTTATCAATTCACAAACCCCctgcaataggctttatgcccagctgcactacttcctgaacttcagccagctccttgtttcctgtctgccattattggacaaactgattaatacaggtgtgcctgacctcagtagtcacaacaacaataatcagacacacctggattaatcagtttgtccaaaaatggcagacaggaaacaaggagctggctgaagttcaggaagtagtgcagctgggcataaagcctattcccCCGCGAACCACCAGGGGTTCACTAACCCTAGTTTGGGAAACCCTCATGCTAAGATagagttaaataaataaatgaatgacagAATTAAAGTATTAAGCAAAAATTTACATTCAAGGTTGTACTTTCCTATTTAGAGAAAGTGGACACCATTCTCGATGACCAAGCTGTTACAGTGACAACATTCGAACCAACAAAGAATATGTCCTCCTATCTGTTGGCGCTGGTTGTCTGTGACTACGCAAATATTACATCAGAGGACGACACTTTGGTATTGCCTGCAATTGCCttccatatttaacaaatgtttagaGCTTTAATGACCAATAAAACGTTCAAATGCGCTTGTACAGCTTTGCACAAGATAACAATCTCAGATTTATGGACCACAGAATGCACAGAGTAATATTTTCCTTGCAGTTCATGTGACTTTATTATGTTTGCTGAACAGATACGGATATGGGCTCGTAACAAAGCCATCGTCGACGGCCACGGTGATtatgccctaaataaaactggGCCGATTCTCaagttttttgaaaaatattacaGCGTATCATATCCACTCTCTAAATCAGGTATGTTTAAACATCCAAACCATCTCATGAAGTTCATTCAGATTATTGCGCAATGTCagaaaaatggccaaaaaatgaTCACCTGCTGTCACTAGGACACACAGTATCCTTTGaaaaagactttttaaagatgtcaaataaatctttggtgttactgggttgttttttatcacattttctaggttgatagaagcactggggacccaattatagcacttgaacatggaaaaagtcagattttcatgatatgtaccatttaggtacagataagtatacatttggtaccaatatgtacacaaaaaattcagcatgaagttaaaacaaccaactattttaagttttgacttgtggaGGTTGACTTAATTTTATACAAACaaattgaaattgtttaacttaatttgaaatgttaaagtaacatacaaatatatgttgatttgatatatatatatttttttaattttacagtgctaaggtattaatatgaactctttagatgcaaatgtgcactttttaaaagggtacctaCCGTCTCAGTGACAGCCATTTTAGacaatttttttgacagtgcagTATGAGTAAGACAACATATATAATTACCACCTAAagtattattaggaacacctgttcaatttctcattcatgcaattatctaatcaaccaatcacatggcagttggttcaatgcatttaggtgtgtggtcctggtcaagacaatctcctgaactctaaactgaatgtcagaatgggaaaggaaggggatttaagcaattttgcctttgtgggtaccactcatctccattacaaatagaaaaaagaggctacaatttgcacaagctcaccaaaattggacagttgaagactggaaaaatgttgcctgatcTGATCAGTCtcgttgagacattcagatggtagagtcagaattaggcataaacagaatgagaacatggatcatcatgccttgttaccactgtgcaggctgttggtggtggtgtaatggtgtgggggatgttttcttggcacactttaggccccttagtgccaattgggtatcgtttaaatgccacggcctacctgagcattgtttctgaccatgtccatccctttatgaccaccatgtactcatcctctgatggctacttccagcaggataatgcaccatgtcacaaagctcgaatccttgttgaatcaatgccacattgaatgaaggcagttctgaaggtgaaagagggtcaaacacaagttttagtgttcctaataatcctttaggcgaGTGTATGTCGAGGTTTAAGTTAATATGATACCCACATTAAATCCATGCATTAAATAAATCCAATATAAACATAATCAAATTCGATTAAACCTGCTGAATAATTGTCAAGCAAAGATCCATATTAGTCAGTTTCCATTCATCGCACACATTTGGTgtaaccaaacatttacataCACCAACACCATTTACAATGTTGTCTTTGAAGACCAGATTGCTTTGCCTGATTTCTATTTTGGGGCAATGGAGAACTGGGGTCTGGTGACCTACAGGGAGACAAACCTTCTGTACGATCCAGTCATATCCTCAAATGCAAACAAGGAGAGAACAGCCACCATCATAGCCCATGAACTGGCTCACATGGTACATGCATATgggttatatttgtattttacactgtcaaaaatggtccctagctgtcactgggggaCTACCCTTAAAAAAAGTTATGGTAtgcaccatttaggtacagatttATACATTGGGTACCATACAAGGgaacctctgaggtactaatataaactctttaggtgcaaaggtgtactttaaAAGGGTGACAGCTATATGGaccatttttgacatttttttcctgATGTGTGGAGTTTCACTCACCTTGTTACCTGTGTAACCATGTAATATTATGGCTTATGGTTATGGTCAGTGGTTTGGGAACCTTGTGACTCTGCGCTGGTGGAATGAAGTGTGGCTGAATGAAGGTTTTGCCTCTTACGTATCATATCTTGGTGCAGATTTTGCCGAACCATCCTGGAATGTGGTAAGTGTTTATTAACATTTTAAGGAAAATTTACTTTTGTCACGCCAATTGCTGGACAATAATTTTGAATATTAAAtaaccataaatgtttcttgCCATCTTTAAGCTGAAAATACTGTATTgtattatttcatttaaatagtttaacttttatAGGACAAGCCCTGCTGAAACAAACAACAGAACCATAATAGAAATCGTAATGGAGGGATTTATTGGTTGTAATGGGTTGTTGTATAAAAGTATTGCTTGTTAATGAAGACTATAATGGTCTCTTTGGGTTTCTTCTGGTAATGTAATTAGCTTTTATTGCTGTGATGTCACCTGACAGATGGAAAAGAATAGAAACCTATTAAATccaacccagaaaacacatGAATATACTTAAAGGAATTTTATAATGGCTTTAACGGTAAACAGCTGATGGTTCATATTGACATCTATAATGGAAACCAATAGCAGTTTTGGTTTTCTTCTCTACACCTTCAGAAGAAATTGTCAAATGGTCCCTGCTGTCACTGGAGAAATTACACATGTGCACCTAAACTGTTCACATTATCTGtaactaaatggtacatattgggaCCTTCTAAAGGGTTCTGTGCCAGTGACAGCTATAAGGACCATTTCTTTAGCTGTTTCAGCATTTGTATTTTCATTCTGTTGGCTTGGATACTTATGTGTCTCTCTTACCGTTTTCCCAGAAGGATCTGATCATCCTCAAAGATGTACATCGCGTTTTTGCCGTGGATGCTTTGGCGTCCTCGCACCCTCTGTCCTCTAAGGAAGAAGACATTAAAAAACCAGAACAGATCACTGAGCAGTTTGACGTCGTCTCCTACAGCAAGGTTTACAATGTTTGATAATACATTGTTGATATTTTTTATGATGGCCTTGTTTCTGTGAAGAGCAGTGATAGGGTCTAGTCATAAAGTCAGTGTTGTACTCTGTTTTTATCTGTAGGGGGCGTCAGTTCTGAGAATGCTGTCAGACTTTCTTACCGAACCTGTGTTTGTccaaggactaaatgtgaggtttttttattatatgATTATTGCATCAGATATTTCAATGACGAGGAATACCTAAGCTAACACATTTTTTCTAATTTACCAAAAGACATATCTTACCAACTTTGCCTATCAAAACACAGTAGCCGAAGACCTGTGGGAACACCTACAAACTGTGAGTATATTTTATCCAGTATTGAATTTTTAATAACTACTATTATAGCTTAGGTCTGGGGGGTATAGTATATCGAGTTTTGGTAATATATGGTTACTGTTTAACAGCAAGATATGGGATGAgaccaggggcgtcatgcaccaattttttaagggggcagtgtgcacagctcacagaaatgtgtgcatacacagacatcaaacgaaataatatagagctttcagtcttttccatggcacttacatttctaacaatttaAGCACTtccttcatgcaaaaaccttcaaaataaaagtgttgactaactttcatatcaaataccATTCACTCGTATTAcctattggcatcatatttacatctgaaacgccatgttttatttatttgttttgtttaatgacttgtttaattgtgttatTAATGCATtatgcacaacaactgcattatcctataaaattaatgtaattttaaatccataaagtatataaataacgaaaatgacataagatTGATGtataatgttcaataatgataaaataatatgtttagataaaattattagaggaacgtatttttgcattcaattttacctcatatgtgagcatgtgtgattccgcgcccctgagaactctggcgaacttgttgtaccaagaagatgaatctagaaatctctactaatataacgtcgagacggtcacattttaaaccatacattttctacacagactAGGTTAACTGCACATCACCGTAATGGGGTTTgaaaatgttgtgagcgttacttacacgttttaattcctcagatagcaaaatgcagcagcaacagcTTACAGCAAAGAGGCCGTGAGCGCGCCGCGctcagacgctgatgacgtctgcggcTGCCCTGACTGCAGCGCCTGCCGCcaaaataatgtaatgtaacacgatcaaaacactaccaaaatggcaaaaatctctgaaaagtgacaaggatgtagcacagaattaataatattttgcatattaaacataataaaagacaattaacagattaatggacgcttctttgattttgaggttgcatgcaaaatgcATTTGGCTAAAAAAAATCCGAGGGGGCCTCAGTTTGactttgaatgggcatgacgcctctagATGAGACAATACATCAACAATATaccaaaattaatttattgtcTATCACCACTCATATAGTTTGTTAGTGCTGCTCTCTAGTGGTTGAGTGACACACCATACTGAATAATAATTTTCTCACTTATAGGCAGTTAATAAGACTGGAGTAGTTCTTCCCTCAAGTGTCAAAGCCATAATGGACCGCTGGGTATTTCAGATGGGTTTCCCAGTGGTCACGGTCAAcactttgacaggtcaggtgtctCAGGAACACTTCCTGCTGGATCCAGAATCTATAGTGGAGAGGCCATCATCTCCATTTAAGTAGGCCTGATCTTCTCTACCCGACTATAAGTGTTTAATCTTTTAATCTTTTATCGACATTGTCGTTTGATGATCTTTATAGTTACGAATGGATCGTGCCTATTAACTGGATGAAGTTGGGGACGAAGCACTCACGGATCTGGCTGTTGGGAAAAACTGGTACGAAGCAAAAAATTTGTTGCTAAAGCGTGtctttacacatttttttaacactgtatatttaaaatgtccatCTTTCTATATGCAGCCTTTTACAGTGAAATGATGACTAATGGCAGTGAGTGGGTTCTGGTCAATCTGAACGTCACTGGATATTACAGAGTCAACTATGATACTGTGAACTGGGAGCGTCTGCTGAATCAAATGAATGAGAATCATGAGGTCTGTAAactacacactgtaaaaaatgatttttttggtTCAagttaaaaagtaagttacatGGTTGCATTAAAATGTCAACCGTAAGTTTCTGAAGAGCGTTTTTGGCAAACGCGTCACCGCTTGTCACTCCTGGATAACCGAAAATTGCCAAATAGGCGGAATGTGGGTGAGAGGACAGCAGCAGCAATCCACCTATCACTtaagtggccacacccttaattatgcagaactttaaggcttaatataatttagtaagttacaaaaaaattcacccccctcacagttgttaTGAatggcaaaattagctatatagaccacaAACACTTTTGCACCAGGCTGCTATtatttgggcattttaacatgggggtctatgggaattgactcccttttggagccataGCTGTCCTtaaatgaattgcagtttaagtcacttttgTGTTGGCTTCATCTGAGAGATTGGAAGGTTGCTCCTTGGTAAAAatgttgtgtcaactaatatttttaagttgaattaagaTTTTAAGGCTACCCtgtaacttaattttttaagttcaaccaactttttttgaaatcACAGAGAATCACAATGGCTTTGTTTAGctctattttattattttattcacagGTAATCCCAGTTATCAACAGGGCTCAGATAGTGGATGATGCTTTCAACCTCGCAAGGTATAAAGACAtgatttattattcattttaatCTAAATTGTAATCTTTTAATGAGTTGCATAGAGGATCTAAACAAAACTTTATCTTTTTAAGGGCCAAGATAGTTTCTGTCACTTTAGCACTAAGATCTACAAaatacttaattcaagaaaGAGAATATATTCCATGGGAGTCGGCTCTCAACAACCTGGATTATTTCTACGTCATGTTTACACAGACAGATGTCTATAAGCTTTTACAGGTCTGTTCTTCATTCTTAATCCCCaaactgtttttaaaacatttttcaaaacatgtttatttattatcatttatgttatcatgttattatacactcacctaaaggattattaggaacaccatactaatactgtgttcgTCCCCCTTTCatcttcagaactgccttaattctacgtggcattgcttgaacaaggtgctgaaagcattctttataaatgttggcccatattgataggacagcagcttgcagttgatggagatttctgggatgcacatccagggcacgaagctcccgttccaccacatcccaaagatgctctattgggttgagatctggtgactgttggggccattttagtacagtgaactcattgtcatgttcaagaaaccaatttgaaataatttgagttttgtgacatggtgcattatcctgctggaagtagccatcagatgatgggtacatggtggtcataaagggatggacatggtcagaaactaTGAgcgtaatggtgtgggggatgttttcttggcacgctttaggccccttagtgccaattgggcatcatttaaatgccacagcctacctgagcatttttcctatcaatatgagccaacatttctaaatgctttcagcaccttgttgaatcaatgccacgtggaattaaggcagttctgcaggcgaaagggggtcaaacacagtattagtatggtgttcctagtGATCCTTTGGGTGAGTGTATATGCagtacatatatacatatatataaccCAGTaatattttgtgatttactgttttctacataaaatcagttaatataatgtaaagaaaattctGTAAAGGTATAACAAagtaaagtgaaagtgaaatgAAAGtgaccttgatatctttaatattggctgagtaaggtcatgtcaggtgactgaaatcaaactttgatcctcttaatctcataattagattataagactttaccCTAGATTTGACAGACAGGGTCACTTGTGTTTTACACTTTTGTGTTGTAGGACTACCTCAGAAAGCAAGTGACGCccctttttacacattttaaaaatattactgAGGATTGGTCACATGTACCCGTAGGGCATACAGACCAGTAAGTCATGcataactttatttttgttcGTAATACAATATAAACTTTTCATATCTGCATAATTTATGTCAAGTCATAAATATTTAGCATTACATAGCATTTAACATTATTGTTTTCTGTAGGTACAACCAGGTAAACGCCATTAGAGTTGCCTGCAGTACTGGAGTAGATGGGTGTCAAAGTCTCACCTCAGGGTGGTACAAACAGTGGATGGATAAACCGGACCATAACccgtgagtttttttttaatgtaatgtttagtgaacatgctataaaaaaagagtcagaaaaaaaacacaagttTTTCCCCTTTCAGAGCAGCTATGTCTTGcagtaattttttaaagaagAGAAAATAGACAACAGACTTCAGGTTTCAAACTATAGACagaatcttaaagggacactccacttttttgaaaatatactcattttccagctcccattcagccaatctccgggtctggcgccagTAGTgcctggagaagtgggtatatTCTTAATTTTGCCCCCATTCTTTTTTAAAGcgtaaa is drawn from Misgurnus anguillicaudatus chromosome 6, ASM2758022v2, whole genome shotgun sequence and contains these coding sequences:
- the LOC129434319 gene encoding aminopeptidase N isoform X1 is translated as MKRIRFTPMCTGCTLLGVASIATIVGLWTVQLLPSPKPAVEPWDSYRLPDTLVPDYYNITLWPRLQPNTDGLFVFTGNSSVVFKCVGETDLILIHTNKLNLSSVDGHLAKLSTLGTTAVPSIKKTWLQKTMQYLVIQLNGKLNAGEFYVLYTEFVGELADDLAGFYRSEYYENGDLKIVATSQMHPTHARKTFPCFDEPAMRAVFYITLIHTKGTVALSNGMEIEKVDTILDDQAVTVTTFEPTKNMSSYLLALVVCDYANITSEDDTLIRIWARNKAIVDGHGDYALNKTGPILKFFEKYYSVSYPLSKSDQIALPDFYFGAMENWGLVTYRETNLLYDPVISSNANKERTATIIAHELAHMWFGNLVTLRWWNEVWLNEGFASYVSYLGADFAEPSWNVKDLIILKDVHRVFAVDALASSHPLSSKEEDIKKPEQITEQFDVVSYSKGASVLRMLSDFLTEPVFVQGLNTYLTNFAYQNTVAEDLWEHLQTAVNKTGVVLPSSVKAIMDRWVFQMGFPVVTVNTLTGQVSQEHFLLDPESIVERPSSPFNYEWIVPINWMKLGTKHSRIWLLGKTAFYSEMMTNGSEWVLVNLNVTGYYRVNYDTVNWERLLNQMNENHEVIPVINRAQIVDDAFNLARAKIVSVTLALRSTKYLIQEREYIPWESALNNLDYFYVMFTQTDVYKLLQDYLRKQVTPLFTHFKNITEDWSHVPVGHTDQYNQVNAIRVACSTGVDGCQSLTSGWYKQWMDKPDHNPIHPNLRSTVYCSAIAAGGTEEWDFGWKMFKNATIATEGDKLMTSLACTKNNMLLERYLGYTLNASMIRKQDATSVIVYIANNPDGQMLAWEFVRNNWKYMFTEYGVGSFNFASLISGITKTFSTDSQHQQLLKFQSDNSETGFGSATAALEQAIETTKANIRWVSENQREIKDWLSAETG
- the LOC129434319 gene encoding aminopeptidase N isoform X2, producing MAWKSKVDTILDDQAVTVTTFEPTKNMSSYLLALVVCDYANITSEDDTLIRIWARNKAIVDGHGDYALNKTGPILKFFEKYYSVSYPLSKSDQIALPDFYFGAMENWGLVTYRETNLLYDPVISSNANKERTATIIAHELAHMWFGNLVTLRWWNEVWLNEGFASYVSYLGADFAEPSWNVKDLIILKDVHRVFAVDALASSHPLSSKEEDIKKPEQITEQFDVVSYSKGASVLRMLSDFLTEPVFVQGLNTYLTNFAYQNTVAEDLWEHLQTAVNKTGVVLPSSVKAIMDRWVFQMGFPVVTVNTLTGQVSQEHFLLDPESIVERPSSPFNYEWIVPINWMKLGTKHSRIWLLGKTAFYSEMMTNGSEWVLVNLNVTGYYRVNYDTVNWERLLNQMNENHEVIPVINRAQIVDDAFNLARAKIVSVTLALRSTKYLIQEREYIPWESALNNLDYFYVMFTQTDVYKLLQDYLRKQVTPLFTHFKNITEDWSHVPVGHTDQYNQVNAIRVACSTGVDGCQSLTSGWYKQWMDKPDHNPIHPNLRSTVYCSAIAAGGTEEWDFGWKMFKNATIATEGDKLMTSLACTKNNMLLERYLGYTLNASMIRKQDATSVIVYIANNPDGQMLAWEFVRNNWKYMFTEYGVGSFNFASLISGITKTFSTDSQHQQLLKFQSDNSETGFGSATAALEQAIETTKANIRWVSENQREIKDWLSAETG